A section of the Bacillus pumilus genome encodes:
- the gerD gene encoding spore germination lipoprotein GerD produces the protein MSKGILRIMSCFLLLSLTACAPKTQSSSNMDYDETKKMVVDILKTDDGKKAIQQLLNDEAMNEALVMDEQTVKQTIEKTLTSDKGKEFWKKVFEDSKFAETFAKSMQQQHEKMLKQLMKDPDYQQLMMDILKDPEMEKKYGELVKSKEFRKHLEKVITETLSSPLYKKKFEDELKKAASESSDSGSKESGS, from the coding sequence ATGTCAAAAGGCATCTTGCGTATAATGAGCTGTTTTCTCCTTTTATCTCTAACAGCTTGTGCTCCCAAAACCCAATCCTCATCTAATATGGACTATGACGAAACAAAGAAAATGGTCGTCGATATATTGAAGACAGATGACGGTAAAAAGGCCATTCAACAGTTATTAAATGACGAGGCAATGAATGAAGCTTTGGTAATGGATGAACAAACTGTGAAACAAACGATAGAGAAAACACTGACTTCTGATAAAGGCAAAGAGTTCTGGAAGAAGGTCTTTGAGGATTCTAAATTTGCCGAGACTTTCGCAAAATCCATGCAGCAACAGCATGAAAAGATGTTAAAACAGTTAATGAAAGACCCTGACTATCAGCAATTGATGATGGATATTCTCAAGGATCCTGAAATGGAAAAGAAATACGGTGAACTGGTAAAAAGCAAAGAGTTCAGAAAGCATTTAGAAAAAGTGATTACGGAAACATTAAGCAGTCCTCTCTATAAGAAGAAATTCGAAGATGAGCTTAAAAAAGCAGCATCTGAAAGTAGTGATTCTGGATCAAAAGAAAGCGGCAGTTAA
- a CDS encoding GNAT family N-acetyltransferase, whose amino-acid sequence MGFSQLTFREAKLDDLDKIVFMLADDMLGQKRERYTQPLLESYIEAFQSIDADPNIELIVACDQEEAVGVLQLTMTPFLTHQGGWRALIEGVRTALTHRGKGIGTMLIKRAIQHASDRGCHMIQLTTDKQRPDARRFYEKLGFEATHDGMKLQLPHE is encoded by the coding sequence ATGGGATTCAGTCAACTGACGTTCAGAGAAGCCAAGCTGGATGATCTCGACAAAATCGTCTTCATGCTCGCGGATGACATGTTAGGTCAAAAAAGAGAGCGTTACACGCAACCTCTATTAGAAAGCTATATCGAAGCCTTTCAATCAATAGATGCTGATCCAAATATTGAACTCATTGTTGCGTGTGATCAGGAAGAAGCTGTCGGTGTTCTCCAATTGACCATGACGCCATTTCTTACACATCAAGGAGGATGGAGAGCTTTAATAGAAGGAGTTCGTACGGCCTTGACTCATAGAGGAAAAGGAATTGGCACGATGTTGATAAAAAGGGCTATTCAACATGCAAGCGACCGCGGCTGTCATATGATTCAGCTAACAACAGACAAACAGAGACCAGATGCACGTCGTTTTTACGAAAAGTTGGGCTTTGAAGCTACGCATGATGGGATGAAGCTGCAACTGCCTCATGAATAA
- a CDS encoding energy-coupling factor transporter transmembrane component T family protein: MMDSMIIGKYVPGTSFVHRLDPRTKLLSIFFFVFIVFFANNYITYGLLGIFTLLVVMVSQVPLYFILKGMKPILWIVLFTFILHIFMTKDGALLFHFGFLNIYEEGLKQGIFISLRFVYLIMMTTLLTLTTTPIEVTDGMEKLLHPFRKIKLPVHELALMMSISLRFIPTLLEETDKIMKAQMARGVDFTSGPLKDRMKAIVPLLVPLFVSAFKRAEELATAMEARGYRGGEGRTKYRQLVWGMKDTFTLLLFILLTALLVLLRN, translated from the coding sequence ATGATGGATAGTATGATTATCGGCAAATATGTGCCAGGTACATCCTTTGTCCATCGTCTTGATCCAAGGACAAAGCTGTTATCAATTTTCTTTTTTGTCTTTATTGTCTTTTTTGCTAATAATTACATCACCTACGGACTTTTAGGGATCTTTACCCTTCTTGTGGTGATGGTGTCTCAGGTGCCGCTATACTTTATTCTTAAAGGAATGAAGCCGATCCTATGGATTGTCCTGTTTACCTTCATTCTGCATATTTTTATGACAAAGGATGGCGCCTTGCTATTTCACTTTGGTTTTTTAAATATTTATGAAGAAGGTCTAAAGCAGGGGATTTTCATTTCACTCCGTTTTGTCTATCTCATCATGATGACGACACTTCTGACGTTAACCACAACGCCTATAGAAGTGACAGACGGTATGGAAAAGTTGCTTCACCCATTCCGTAAAATCAAACTGCCCGTTCATGAGCTTGCTCTCATGATGTCCATCTCTCTTCGGTTTATTCCAACCTTACTAGAAGAGACAGACAAAATCATGAAGGCACAAATGGCAAGAGGTGTTGATTTTACAAGCGGACCTCTTAAAGATCGCATGAAAGCCATCGTTCCCTTACTTGTCCCGCTTTTCGTCAGTGCGTTTAAGCGTGCAGAGGAACTAGCGACTGCTATGGAAGCGAGAGGCTATCGCGGAGGAGAAGGACGGACGAAATACCGTCAGCTTGTCTGGGGCATGAAAGACACGTTCACATTGCTCCTGTTCATCCTGTTAACAGCACTCCTTGTGCTTCTGAGAAATTAG
- the rplM gene encoding 50S ribosomal protein L13: MRTTPMANASTIERKWLVVDAAGKTLGRLSTEVASLLRGKHKPTYTPHVDTGDHVIIINAEKIELTGKKLTDKIYYRHTMHPGGLKQRTALEMRTNYPEKMLELAIKGMLPKGPLGRQMFKKLNVYRGSEHPHQAQQPEVYELRG; the protein is encoded by the coding sequence ATGCGTACAACACCAATGGCGAACGCAAGCACAATTGAGCGCAAATGGCTAGTTGTTGATGCGGCAGGCAAGACTCTAGGTCGTCTATCTACTGAAGTAGCATCACTTTTGCGCGGTAAGCACAAACCAACTTATACACCACACGTTGATACAGGTGATCATGTAATCATCATCAATGCTGAGAAAATCGAATTAACAGGTAAGAAATTGACGGACAAAATTTACTACCGTCACACAATGCACCCAGGTGGTTTGAAACAAAGAACTGCTCTTGAGATGCGTACAAACTACCCTGAAAAAATGTTGGAGCTTGCTATCAAAGGTATGCTTCCAAAGGGTCCATTAGGCCGTCAAATGTTCAAAAAATTAAATGTGTACCGTGGTTCTGAGCATCCACATCAAGCACAACAACCTGAAGTTTACGAACTTCGCGGTTAA
- the truA gene encoding tRNA pseudouridine(38-40) synthase TruA, protein MKVKCTVSYDGTHFKGYQVQPGQRTVQTEIESALAKMHKQDELVPIVASGRTDSGVHAKGQVIHFDTPLSIPMERWPFALNSLLPDDIRVLKAEEVDESFHARFSVVSKEYRYKVSTETHQNVFTRQYACHFPYRLDADKMREAAGYLIGTHDFTSFCAANTEVQDKVREIYTLEWKNVSDGLEMRVRGNGFLYNMVRIIAGTLLEVGSGKFHPDEIKAMLAARNREAAGKTAPSHGLYLWEVFYDN, encoded by the coding sequence ATGAAGGTCAAATGTACCGTATCCTATGATGGGACACATTTTAAAGGCTATCAGGTGCAGCCTGGGCAGCGGACAGTTCAGACGGAGATCGAGTCTGCTCTTGCAAAAATGCACAAACAGGATGAACTGGTTCCGATTGTGGCTTCTGGCCGGACGGACAGCGGCGTCCATGCGAAGGGGCAGGTCATCCATTTCGACACGCCGCTCTCGATTCCGATGGAAAGATGGCCTTTTGCCCTCAATAGTCTCCTGCCGGATGACATCAGAGTTCTAAAGGCTGAGGAAGTGGATGAGTCGTTTCATGCACGTTTTAGTGTCGTTTCGAAGGAGTACCGTTATAAGGTCTCAACGGAAACGCACCAAAATGTGTTCACGAGACAGTATGCCTGCCACTTTCCTTACCGGTTGGATGCAGACAAAATGAGAGAAGCTGCTGGATACCTTATTGGCACACACGATTTCACAAGCTTTTGTGCAGCCAATACAGAGGTTCAGGACAAGGTGAGGGAGATTTACACCCTTGAGTGGAAAAACGTCTCAGACGGGCTTGAAATGCGCGTGAGAGGAAATGGCTTTTTATACAACATGGTGCGAATTATCGCTGGAACGTTACTTGAAGTCGGATCTGGTAAATTCCACCCTGATGAGATAAAAGCCATGCTTGCCGCCCGAAATCGCGAAGCGGCAGGCAAGACTGCGCCTAGTCACGGACTGTATTTATGGGAAGTTTTCTATGACAACTAA
- a CDS encoding GNAT family N-acetyltransferase, whose protein sequence is MNLTTERCLIRPFTDDDWQDVYAYTSDPVVMKYIPEDVFSKEDAKDFVKNNRHEDAKYVAVLLKEDQTCIGHISFHPYFGDHTYEIGWVFNPAYQNKGYASEAAYAVLHHGFRTMNLHRIIATCQPENVPSWRLMEKMGMRREGYFKKCIPQENEWWDEFYYAILREEWKA, encoded by the coding sequence ATGAATCTAACGACAGAAAGATGTCTCATTCGACCATTTACAGATGATGATTGGCAGGATGTCTATGCCTATACATCTGATCCGGTCGTGATGAAGTATATTCCGGAAGATGTATTTTCTAAAGAAGATGCGAAGGATTTTGTCAAAAATAATCGTCATGAAGATGCTAAGTATGTCGCTGTCCTATTAAAAGAAGATCAAACATGCATTGGGCATATCTCATTTCATCCTTACTTTGGTGATCACACGTATGAAATTGGCTGGGTCTTCAATCCTGCATATCAAAACAAGGGCTATGCATCTGAAGCGGCTTATGCTGTCCTACATCATGGTTTTCGCACAATGAATTTGCATCGAATCATTGCCACTTGTCAGCCTGAAAATGTGCCATCGTGGAGATTGATGGAGAAAATGGGGATGAGAAGAGAGGGTTATTTTAAAAAGTGTATACCACAGGAAAACGAGTGGTGGGATGAGTTTTACTATGCCATCTTACGAGAGGAATGGAAAGCTTGA
- a CDS encoding amidohydrolase family protein, which produces MRIFDAHFHIIDFNFPIQENQGYIPPSYDVNDYKRETADLGIVGGAIVSGSFQGFDQGYLLKALDELGPGFCGVTQLPFTATDDEIVHLDQHGVKALRFNVKRGGSEDISKLDYFARRVYELAGWHSELYIDAKHLPEISSMLEKLPAISIDHLGLSEEGLPHLLKLVDKGVRVKATGFGRVDLNVEHALTSIYQTNPDALMFGTDLPSTRAKRPFEYGDVELVQQLFDEKAADHILYKNAHQWYFGQ; this is translated from the coding sequence ATGAGGATCTTTGATGCACATTTTCATATCATTGATTTTAATTTTCCCATTCAAGAAAACCAAGGGTATATACCGCCTAGTTATGATGTGAATGATTATAAGAGAGAGACGGCTGATCTAGGGATTGTAGGTGGAGCCATCGTCTCTGGATCATTTCAAGGCTTTGATCAAGGCTATTTGTTGAAAGCGCTGGATGAACTGGGTCCAGGTTTTTGCGGGGTGACTCAATTGCCTTTTACAGCAACTGATGATGAAATTGTTCATTTGGATCAACATGGGGTAAAGGCTTTACGTTTTAATGTGAAGCGGGGCGGTTCGGAGGATATTTCGAAGCTCGATTATTTTGCGAGAAGAGTGTATGAGCTGGCTGGGTGGCATAGTGAGCTTTACATAGATGCTAAGCACCTCCCTGAAATATCATCAATGCTTGAAAAACTGCCTGCTATTTCAATTGATCATTTAGGCTTATCGGAAGAAGGCTTGCCGCATTTGCTCAAGCTGGTTGATAAAGGGGTTCGAGTGAAAGCAACAGGTTTTGGACGCGTTGATTTAAACGTTGAACATGCATTGACGTCCATTTATCAAACGAATCCTGATGCATTGATGTTTGGTACAGACCTTCCATCCACAAGAGCAAAGCGTCCATTTGAATACGGTGATGTTGAGTTGGTTCAACAGCTCTTTGATGAAAAAGCAGCTGATCACATCTTATATAAGAACGCACATCAATGGTATTTTGGTCAATAA
- a CDS encoding Mrp/NBP35 family ATP-binding protein, with translation MIGQDDVRKLVGKMDEPFLHIPLGELDAIKEISLKPEKEHVSLKVAIAKTGTAEQMKLQQDIVQALKAEGANTVGLRFEELPQETLERFMPSQDEEENLLNSKNPPEFLAIASGKGGVGKSTVSVNLAVALARLGKKVGLIDADIYGFSVPDMMGITVRPTVKGEKIIPVERFGVKVISMGFFVEENAPVIWRGPMLGKMLNNFFHEVEWGELDYLLLDLPPGTGDVALDIHTMLPSCKEIIVTTPHPTAAFVAARAGAMALQTDHDVLGVVENMSYYESKKTGEKEYVFGKGGGDKLAEELRVSVLGQIPLRQPDWNEDDFAPSVYDASHPTGEVYQHIANKVIEQLAVKA, from the coding sequence ATGATCGGACAAGATGATGTGAGAAAACTAGTTGGGAAGATGGACGAACCTTTCCTACATATACCGCTTGGTGAGCTGGATGCCATCAAGGAAATCAGCCTAAAGCCTGAAAAAGAACATGTGAGTTTAAAGGTGGCTATTGCTAAAACGGGTACTGCTGAGCAAATGAAACTGCAGCAAGACATCGTACAAGCCTTGAAAGCAGAGGGTGCTAACACAGTAGGACTTCGTTTTGAAGAACTGCCTCAGGAAACTCTTGAAAGGTTTATGCCGTCACAAGATGAGGAAGAAAACCTACTCAATTCTAAAAATCCTCCTGAATTCCTTGCGATTGCGAGTGGAAAGGGAGGCGTTGGGAAATCCACCGTGTCTGTCAACCTTGCTGTAGCACTGGCTCGTCTAGGAAAAAAAGTTGGACTGATTGATGCAGATATTTATGGCTTTAGTGTACCGGATATGATGGGAATCACCGTCAGACCAACGGTTAAAGGGGAAAAAATTATTCCTGTGGAACGCTTTGGTGTCAAAGTGATTTCAATGGGCTTTTTTGTTGAAGAAAATGCACCGGTCATTTGGAGAGGACCGATGCTTGGTAAAATGCTAAATAACTTCTTCCACGAAGTAGAGTGGGGAGAATTAGATTACTTACTATTAGACCTTCCGCCTGGAACTGGAGATGTGGCGCTTGATATTCATACAATGCTTCCAAGCTGTAAAGAAATCATTGTCACAACACCGCATCCTACAGCTGCCTTCGTTGCTGCTAGAGCAGGCGCAATGGCACTTCAAACAGATCACGATGTGCTAGGGGTCGTTGAGAATATGAGCTATTATGAAAGCAAAAAAACAGGTGAAAAAGAATATGTCTTTGGAAAAGGGGGCGGGGACAAGCTAGCGGAAGAACTACGAGTATCGGTCCTTGGTCAAATACCTTTAAGACAGCCTGACTGGAATGAAGATGATTTTGCTCCATCTGTCTATGATGCGAGTCATCCGACCGGAGAAGTGTATCAACACATTGCGAATAAAGTCATTGAACAATTAGCAGTAAAAGCATAA
- a CDS encoding serine hydrolase, giving the protein MNKTKEDLLTFVMKNKKDISATMIENEDVVLDWNGDQETPLASTVKLMVLFHFVKTVSSGDTKLDEKVALSDIERFYIDRTDGGAHTYWLEVNDFSEHATLLDVAKGMMQFSSNACTDYLIDRLGLDKINNQMKQEGLTEHDEVMPLTPKLLWPAYISDHERDAFKQMSDVTDEQYKSLIIDIFNIMKNDPEHKKALEEKLMKKDLLSLRIQSLLTQKMTRSTTNQYAHFMKRLQDELLTTEEKSLFSQIVLGETLKTEKDQYIWYKSGATLFVFTAALYRKTDTSSISISLFINDPKANNSHWIEEVFNEFMLTAAGDQNFRQRLIQAFTK; this is encoded by the coding sequence TTGAATAAAACAAAAGAAGATCTTTTGACATTTGTCATGAAAAACAAAAAGGACATATCAGCGACAATGATTGAAAATGAAGATGTAGTATTAGATTGGAATGGTGATCAAGAAACACCACTTGCAAGTACGGTGAAATTAATGGTTTTGTTTCATTTTGTTAAAACCGTCTCTAGCGGTGACACCAAGCTAGATGAAAAAGTGGCATTGTCTGATATAGAGCGGTTTTATATTGATAGAACAGACGGTGGTGCTCACACATACTGGCTGGAGGTCAATGATTTTTCTGAACATGCAACTTTATTAGATGTTGCCAAAGGGATGATGCAATTCAGTTCGAATGCTTGTACTGATTATTTGATTGACCGGCTGGGCTTAGATAAGATCAATAATCAGATGAAACAAGAAGGTCTTACAGAACATGATGAAGTCATGCCACTGACACCCAAGCTGTTGTGGCCAGCCTATATATCTGATCATGAGCGGGATGCATTCAAGCAAATGAGCGATGTAACTGATGAACAATACAAATCTCTGATAATTGATATTTTTAATATCATGAAAAATGACCCAGAGCATAAAAAGGCGTTAGAAGAAAAATTGATGAAAAAAGACTTGTTAAGCTTGCGGATTCAATCATTACTGACGCAAAAAATGACAAGGTCTACAACGAATCAATATGCACATTTTATGAAACGTCTACAGGATGAGCTGTTAACAACAGAAGAAAAGAGTCTTTTTAGCCAAATTGTGCTGGGAGAAACATTGAAGACGGAAAAAGATCAATATATTTGGTATAAAAGCGGAGCGACGTTGTTTGTTTTCACAGCTGCTTTATATCGAAAAACAGATACATCCTCTATATCCATTTCTCTTTTTATCAATGATCCAAAAGCGAACAATTCTCACTGGATTGAGGAAGTATTCAACGAATTTATGCTTACTGCAGCAGGGGATCAAAACTTTCGACAACGATTGATTCAGGCTTTTACTAAATAA
- a CDS encoding DUF4825 domain-containing protein → MKKWIYILLLLTVVLSGCGSQATEQKSDIKGIEDISLKQLSKHKSSYIGDNGAIGAILSDLPGNVIREYEIVDEKELKVTYGVKENANDTEEQFDAYWFDQKNTIEKTYLYNAFAFFILVDNVEQVTLKMSSNNEPAVTFNRQQLEKKLPHSFKEYQDNVELWQKELVDGVVKSKEKRQDVYRVFPMQK, encoded by the coding sequence ATGAAGAAGTGGATATATATCCTATTGCTACTAACAGTCGTCTTATCTGGATGCGGCAGTCAAGCGACCGAGCAGAAAAGCGACATAAAAGGAATAGAAGACATATCATTAAAACAGCTCTCCAAACACAAAAGTTCTTATATTGGAGACAACGGAGCAATTGGCGCTATTTTATCAGATCTTCCAGGTAACGTGATTCGTGAATATGAAATCGTAGATGAAAAAGAGCTAAAAGTGACGTATGGCGTGAAAGAAAATGCCAATGACACAGAAGAACAATTTGACGCATACTGGTTTGATCAAAAGAACACGATTGAGAAAACGTATTTATACAACGCATTCGCATTTTTTATCCTTGTCGATAATGTTGAGCAGGTAACCCTCAAGATGAGCTCAAACAATGAACCAGCTGTCACGTTTAATAGACAGCAACTAGAAAAAAAGCTCCCTCACTCCTTTAAAGAATACCAAGACAATGTAGAACTTTGGCAGAAGGAACTGGTTGATGGAGTTGTGAAGTCAAAAGAGAAACGGCAAGATGTATATAGAGTGTTTCCCATGCAGAAATAA
- the kbaA gene encoding KinB-signaling pathway activation protein → MKSRDLVRFFFSVLAVGAVITSVVGFALEWGKYQKLFISFEILEIASVLFWFIGVGMIFSVISQMGFVVFLTVHRFALEIFRSHSLWNTIQLFLVIFVLFDLAYLRFLFFGENESFLPYLWLPVFIGVFALIVSYFKQQQSSKKTFVSAMFLMVVITALEWFPALRVNEEDWLYLMLFPLLGCNAFQLLAMPRFSKAKAT, encoded by the coding sequence ATGAAAAGTCGGGATTTAGTTCGTTTTTTCTTCTCTGTGCTAGCTGTTGGAGCGGTCATTACAAGCGTGGTAGGCTTTGCGCTGGAGTGGGGGAAATATCAGAAGCTTTTTATATCATTTGAAATACTAGAAATCGCATCTGTGTTGTTTTGGTTCATTGGTGTGGGGATGATTTTTAGTGTCATTAGCCAGATGGGGTTTGTTGTCTTTTTAACGGTGCACCGATTTGCCCTAGAGATATTCCGATCACATTCATTATGGAATACCATTCAGCTGTTTCTGGTGATCTTTGTGCTGTTTGATTTAGCTTACTTGCGATTTTTGTTTTTCGGGGAGAACGAATCATTTCTTCCATACCTATGGCTGCCTGTCTTTATCGGTGTGTTCGCATTGATCGTGTCTTACTTTAAACAGCAGCAGTCCTCTAAGAAAACATTTGTTTCCGCAATGTTTCTCATGGTTGTCATCACCGCGCTAGAATGGTTCCCGGCGCTCAGAGTCAATGAAGAGGACTGGCTGTATCTAATGCTATTCCCGCTATTAGGCTGTAATGCGTTTCAGTTATTAGCTATGCCGCGGTTTTCAAAGGCGAAAGCTACTTAA
- a CDS encoding YbaK family protein: MAEVLSFYQLKTKRDVTLEKKLLRTLSLQQVTDASEKFTKKLFPFADDPAGIMSDGCIDFAIEAFLAGGRYGESSKYGESFDDIKKRSVHEENELVEELAGCLQSWGNMFRMERKMSCLYPFAKDFLSMWWQEGFRESEKRHKLRLH; the protein is encoded by the coding sequence ATGGCAGAGGTTCTTTCATTTTATCAATTGAAAACAAAACGAGATGTCACGCTTGAAAAGAAGCTGTTGCGTACATTGTCTCTTCAACAGGTGACGGATGCTTCTGAGAAATTCACGAAGAAGCTGTTCCCTTTTGCAGATGATCCAGCTGGGATTATGAGTGATGGCTGTATTGATTTCGCCATTGAGGCCTTTTTAGCAGGTGGGAGATACGGTGAGTCGAGTAAGTACGGTGAATCATTCGATGATATAAAGAAGCGGTCAGTTCATGAAGAAAATGAGCTGGTTGAGGAGCTAGCGGGGTGTTTGCAATCGTGGGGGAATATGTTCCGAATGGAGCGGAAGATGTCGTGTCTATATCCATTTGCGAAGGATTTTTTAAGCATGTGGTGGCAGGAAGGCTTTCGAGAATCAGAAAAAAGGCATAAGCTTCGGCTGCACTAA
- the cwlD gene encoding N-acetylmuramoyl-L-alanine amidase CwlD, translating into MKRKLKWTGFLIGFIVLLFLFRFQFLNDDSWKSWNLPLSGKIIYLDPGHGGPDGGAVGGELLEKEIALDVSMKIRDYLQEQGALVLMTREDDSDLSSKNTKGYARKKAEDLRNRVKAINESEADFYLSIHLNAIPSNKWSGAQTFFYGKYEENEKAAKFIQDELRNNLENTDRKAKRINGIYLMQNVTKPGALVEIGFLSNPKEASQLATPKYQDQIAASIYKGILRYLTEQKEPPE; encoded by the coding sequence ATGAAAAGAAAGCTGAAATGGACAGGTTTTTTAATCGGGTTTATCGTCCTCTTATTCTTATTCAGGTTTCAGTTTCTAAATGATGATTCGTGGAAATCGTGGAACTTGCCTTTGAGCGGCAAGATCATCTATTTAGATCCGGGTCATGGCGGTCCAGATGGCGGGGCTGTTGGAGGAGAGTTGCTTGAAAAAGAGATTGCACTAGATGTATCCATGAAGATACGTGACTATTTACAGGAGCAGGGTGCCCTTGTTCTTATGACCCGCGAAGATGATTCTGATTTATCATCAAAGAACACAAAGGGATATGCTCGGAAGAAAGCGGAGGATTTAAGAAACCGTGTAAAAGCCATCAATGAGTCTGAAGCGGATTTCTATTTAAGTATTCATTTAAATGCGATCCCATCAAACAAATGGAGCGGCGCACAGACGTTTTTTTACGGGAAATATGAAGAGAATGAAAAGGCAGCGAAGTTCATTCAAGATGAATTACGCAATAATCTTGAAAACACAGATCGAAAGGCGAAGCGGATCAATGGCATTTATTTAATGCAAAATGTGACGAAGCCAGGAGCTCTTGTGGAGATTGGATTTCTCTCCAATCCGAAAGAGGCCAGTCAGCTGGCAACACCTAAATATCAAGATCAAATTGCTGCCTCCATTTATAAAGGCATTTTAAGATATTTGACAGAGCAAAAAGAGCCGCCTGAATAA
- the rpsI gene encoding 30S ribosomal protein S9 yields the protein MAQVQYYGTGRRKSSVARVRLVPGEGRIVVNNREITEYIPFAALIEDVKQPLNITETANSYDVLVTVHGGGFSGQAGAIRHGISRALLEVDPEYRTSLKRAGLLTRDPRMKERKKYGLKGARRAPQFSKR from the coding sequence TTGGCACAGGTTCAATATTACGGTACAGGTCGTCGTAAAAGTTCTGTAGCGCGCGTTCGCTTAGTTCCAGGTGAAGGCCGTATCGTCGTTAATAATCGTGAAATTACTGAATACATTCCATTCGCTGCTTTAATCGAAGACGTGAAACAACCTTTGAACATCACAGAAACAGCTAACAGCTACGATGTTCTTGTAACTGTTCACGGTGGTGGATTCTCTGGTCAAGCTGGAGCAATTCGTCACGGTATCTCTCGTGCTCTTCTAGAAGTAGATCCTGAGTACCGTACATCACTTAAACGTGCTGGACTTCTTACTCGTGACCCACGTATGAAAGAGCGTAAGAAATACGGTCTTAAAGGCGCACGTCGCGCACCTCAGTTCTCAAAACGTTAA
- a CDS encoding energy-coupling factor ABC transporter ATP-binding protein, whose product MDITIKELEHRYQMKTPFERLALYDVNASIQEGSYVAVIGHTGSGKSTLLQHLNGLLKPTKGSIALGDTVLQANKKQKDLKSLRKKVGIVFQFPEHQLFEETILKDICFGPMNFGVPQQKAEAKAKEMLKLVGLPESLLSRSPFELSGGQMRRVAIAGVLAMEPEVLVLDEPTAGLDPRGRKEIMDMFYELHQKANLTTILVTHSMEDAAHYADQMIVMHKGTVKATGTPRELFANRTDMSSFGLDLPETIKFQQTVEEKLGITFPRPLLTMDEMAEALTALYQEDTTS is encoded by the coding sequence ATGGACATTACGATCAAAGAATTAGAGCATCGTTATCAAATGAAAACGCCGTTTGAGCGTCTCGCTTTGTATGATGTCAATGCTTCCATCCAAGAGGGCAGCTATGTCGCTGTCATTGGTCATACAGGCTCTGGCAAGTCCACGTTGCTGCAGCATTTAAATGGCTTGCTCAAACCAACGAAGGGGAGCATTGCGCTTGGGGATACCGTCTTACAAGCCAATAAAAAGCAGAAGGATTTAAAGTCCCTTCGGAAAAAAGTAGGCATCGTGTTTCAGTTTCCTGAGCATCAGCTTTTTGAAGAAACGATCCTTAAGGATATCTGCTTTGGTCCGATGAATTTCGGTGTTCCTCAGCAGAAGGCAGAAGCAAAGGCGAAAGAAATGCTGAAACTAGTTGGTCTTCCTGAATCCTTATTATCTCGATCTCCTTTTGAACTAAGTGGCGGTCAAATGAGACGTGTGGCGATTGCAGGTGTTCTAGCGATGGAGCCAGAAGTGCTTGTGCTGGATGAGCCGACTGCAGGGTTAGATCCACGCGGACGGAAGGAAATCATGGACATGTTCTATGAGCTTCATCAAAAGGCTAATCTCACCACGATTCTGGTTACACACAGTATGGAGGATGCCGCTCATTATGCAGATCAAATGATTGTGATGCATAAAGGAACGGTGAAGGCGACAGGCACGCCGAGAGAATTGTTTGCCAATCGTACAGACATGTCTTCATTTGGTCTCGACCTCCCAGAAACGATTAAATTCCAGCAGACTGTAGAAGAAAAACTGGGTATTACGTTTCCGAGGCCGCTTCTGACCATGGATGAAATGGCAGAAGCCTTAACAGCTCTTTATCAGGAGGACACGACATCATGA